A region from the uncultured Holophaga sp. genome encodes:
- the ahcY gene encoding adenosylhomocysteinase, translated as MTASNTPDFIVADLALSDWGRKEIAIAETEMPGLMAIREEYAASQPLKGARIAGSLHMTIQTAVLIETLKALGAEVRWASCNIFSTQDHAAAAIAAGGTPVFAVKGETLKDYWDYTHRIFEFAEGAPNMILDDGGDATLLVHLGAAAEQDIAILNSPDSEEAVVLYAAIRRRLEEQPGWYTKQLEAIKGVTEETTTGVHRLYEMARQGQLKFPAINVNDSVTKSKFDNLYGCRESLVDGIKRATDVMVAGKIAVVCGYGDVGKGCAQALSALRAQVWVTEVDPICALQAAMEGYRVVTMEYAADKADIFVTATGNFHVIDHDHMKAMKDQAIVCNIGHFDSEINVASLEGYTWEEIKPQVDHVIFPDGKRIIMLAKGRLVNLGCATGHPSYVMSSSFANQTLAQIELWTKRDTNEYPVGVYTLPKHLDEHVARLQLKKLNAQLTTLSDKQAAYIGVQVEGPYKPEHYRY; from the coding sequence ATGACTGCGTCGAACACCCCCGACTTCATCGTCGCCGACCTTGCCCTGTCCGACTGGGGCAGGAAAGAGATCGCCATCGCCGAGACCGAGATGCCCGGCCTCATGGCGATCCGGGAGGAGTACGCCGCTTCCCAGCCCCTCAAGGGGGCCAGGATCGCCGGATCCCTCCACATGACCATCCAGACCGCCGTGCTCATCGAGACCCTCAAGGCCCTGGGCGCCGAGGTCCGCTGGGCCTCCTGCAACATCTTCTCGACCCAGGACCACGCCGCCGCCGCCATCGCCGCCGGGGGCACCCCGGTCTTCGCCGTGAAGGGCGAAACCCTGAAGGACTACTGGGACTACACCCACCGAATCTTCGAGTTCGCGGAAGGCGCCCCCAACATGATCCTGGACGACGGCGGGGATGCGACCCTGCTGGTCCACCTGGGCGCTGCTGCAGAACAGGACATCGCCATTCTGAACAGCCCCGACAGCGAGGAGGCCGTCGTTCTCTACGCCGCCATCCGCCGTCGCCTCGAGGAGCAGCCCGGCTGGTACACCAAGCAGCTTGAAGCCATCAAGGGCGTCACCGAGGAGACCACCACCGGCGTCCACCGCCTCTACGAGATGGCCCGGCAGGGCCAGCTCAAGTTCCCCGCCATCAACGTCAATGACAGCGTCACCAAGAGCAAGTTCGACAACCTCTACGGCTGCCGCGAATCCCTGGTCGACGGCATCAAGCGCGCCACCGATGTCATGGTGGCCGGCAAGATCGCCGTGGTCTGCGGATACGGTGATGTGGGCAAGGGCTGCGCCCAGGCCCTCAGCGCCCTGCGGGCCCAGGTCTGGGTCACCGAAGTGGACCCCATCTGCGCCCTGCAGGCCGCCATGGAGGGCTACCGCGTGGTGACCATGGAGTACGCCGCCGACAAGGCCGACATCTTTGTCACCGCCACCGGCAACTTCCATGTCATCGACCACGACCACATGAAGGCCATGAAGGACCAGGCCATCGTCTGCAACATCGGACACTTCGATAGCGAGATCAATGTGGCCTCCCTGGAGGGCTACACCTGGGAGGAGATCAAGCCCCAGGTGGACCATGTCATCTTCCCCGATGGCAAGCGCATCATCATGCTGGCCAAGGGCCGCCTGGTGAACCTGGGCTGCGCCACCGGCCACCCCAGCTATGTCATGTCCAGCTCCTTCGCCAACCAGACCCTGGCCCAGATCGAGCTCTGGACCAAGCGGGACACCAACGAATACCCCGTAGGGGTCTACACCCTGCCCAAGCATCTGGACGAGCACGTGGCCCGCCTCCAGCTCAAGAAGCTCAACGCCCAGCTCACCACCCTCAGCGACAAGCAGGCCGCCTACATCGGTGTGCAGGTCGAAGGCCCCTACAAGCCCGAGCACTACCGGTACTGA
- the rplM gene encoding 50S ribosomal protein L13 yields MSTYFPKAQELNDRKWFVVDATGVPVGRLSTVVADVLAGKTKPTWTPFLDTGDHVVVINAAKAVFTGKKNTTKMYRRTTTQPGSMKEVRADVMKATFPARIIESAVKGMLPKGPLGRAMYRKLKVYEGAEHQQAAQQPQPLTIKL; encoded by the coding sequence ATGAGCACCTATTTCCCCAAGGCCCAAGAGCTGAATGATCGCAAGTGGTTCGTCGTGGACGCCACTGGTGTTCCCGTCGGGCGTCTGAGCACCGTCGTGGCCGATGTGCTCGCCGGCAAGACCAAGCCCACCTGGACCCCTTTCCTCGATACCGGTGATCACGTGGTGGTGATCAATGCCGCCAAGGCCGTTTTCACCGGCAAGAAGAACACCACCAAGATGTACCGTCGCACCACGACTCAGCCCGGTTCCATGAAGGAAGTCCGCGCCGATGTCATGAAGGCCACCTTCCCCGCTCGCATCATTGAGAGCGCGGTGAAGGGCATGCTGCCCAAGGGCCCCCTGGGCCGGGCGATGTACCGCAAGCTGAAGGTCTACGAGGGTGCCGAGCACCAGCAGGCCGCCCAGCAGCCCCAGCCCCTGACCATCAAGCTGTAA
- the rpsI gene encoding 30S ribosomal protein S9, producing the protein MALTQNYGTGRRKTSTARVFLRPGSGKVTVNGRTLENYFPNAVLRMVVHQPLVLSDLDNKFDLYITVAGGGPAGQASAIRLGVSRALLGYNDQLKGALRQAGLLTRDPRQVERKKPGQKGARRRFQFSKR; encoded by the coding sequence ATGGCGCTTACCCAGAACTACGGAACCGGCCGTCGCAAGACCTCCACTGCCCGCGTCTTCCTGCGCCCCGGCAGCGGCAAGGTCACCGTCAATGGTCGGACCCTGGAGAACTACTTCCCCAACGCCGTGCTCCGCATGGTGGTCCATCAGCCCCTCGTGCTGAGTGACCTGGATAACAAGTTCGACCTCTACATCACCGTGGCCGGTGGCGGTCCTGCCGGTCAGGCTTCCGCGATCCGCCTGGGCGTCTCCCGTGCCCTGCTCGGCTACAACGACCAGCTCAAGGGCGCCCTGCGCCAAGCTGGCCTGCTGACCCGCGACCCCCGTCAGGTCGAGCGTAAGAAGCCCGGTCAGAAGGGTGCCCGTCGCCGCTTCCAGTTCTCCAAGCGCTGA
- the rpsB gene encoding 30S ribosomal protein S2, whose product MAAIQMKELLEAGVHFGHQTKRWNPKMKKYIFGARNSIYIIDLQKTLRLWNQATTFMTKAAAEGKTFLFVATKPQAQDLIAEQAARCGAHYVNNRWLGGMLTNFTTIKKSLEKLKELEATLNDPARTAQLSKKEILVLQRQHDKLDASFHGIRDMRGLPDVIFVIDPHREDITITEANKLGIKVVALVDTNCDPDKIDYVIPANDDAIRSILLFSERVADSILEGRQSFRDKADTDEMKAMLAEKANEGAE is encoded by the coding sequence ATGGCTGCCATTCAGATGAAGGAACTGCTCGAGGCAGGCGTCCACTTCGGTCACCAGACCAAGCGCTGGAACCCCAAGATGAAGAAGTACATCTTCGGCGCCCGCAACAGCATCTACATCATCGACCTCCAGAAGACCCTCCGCCTCTGGAACCAGGCCACCACCTTCATGACCAAGGCTGCCGCCGAGGGGAAGACCTTCCTCTTCGTGGCCACCAAGCCCCAGGCCCAGGACCTGATCGCCGAGCAGGCCGCCCGCTGTGGCGCCCACTACGTGAACAACCGCTGGCTCGGCGGCATGCTCACCAACTTCACCACCATCAAGAAGTCCCTGGAGAAGCTGAAGGAGCTTGAGGCCACTCTCAACGATCCCGCCCGCACCGCCCAGCTCTCCAAGAAGGAGATCCTGGTCCTCCAGCGGCAGCACGACAAGCTCGACGCTTCCTTCCACGGCATTCGCGACATGCGCGGTCTGCCTGATGTCATCTTCGTCATCGATCCCCACCGCGAGGACATCACCATCACCGAGGCCAACAAGCTCGGCATCAAGGTGGTCGCCCTGGTGGACACCAACTGCGATCCCGACAAGATCGACTACGTGATCCCCGCCAACGATGACGCGATCCGCTCCATCCTGCTCTTCTCCGAGCGCGTGGCCGACTCCATCCTCGAGGGCCGCCAGTCCTTCAGGGACAAGGCCGACACCGATGAGATGAAGGCCATGCTGGCCGAGAAGGCGAACGAAGGCGCTGAGTAG
- the tsf gene encoding translation elongation factor Ts, protein MAYTAQDVKTLRDRTGLGMMDCKKALDENDGDIDKAVDYLRKKGLAAAAKKADRIAAEGIVEAYIHPGGRVGVLVEVNCETDFVGKTENFQRLVKEIAMHIAAHDPSPRFVTKEEVTADFIEKEKEIARAQALATGKPANIVEKIVEGKMASIYKDVCLLEQGFIMNPDLTIAQYLSTKTAEIGEKLSIRRFTKYVMGEGLEKKVEDFAAEVAAQTGQM, encoded by the coding sequence ATGGCTTACACCGCCCAGGACGTGAAGACCCTCCGTGACCGCACCGGTCTCGGCATGATGGACTGCAAGAAGGCTCTCGACGAGAACGATGGCGATATCGACAAGGCCGTCGACTACCTCCGCAAGAAGGGCCTCGCCGCCGCTGCCAAGAAGGCCGACCGCATTGCCGCCGAAGGTATCGTGGAGGCATACATCCACCCCGGCGGCCGCGTGGGTGTGCTGGTCGAGGTCAACTGCGAGACCGACTTCGTGGGCAAGACCGAGAACTTCCAGCGCCTGGTGAAGGAGATCGCCATGCACATCGCTGCCCACGATCCCTCCCCCCGCTTCGTCACCAAGGAAGAGGTCACCGCCGACTTCATCGAGAAGGAGAAGGAGATCGCTCGGGCCCAGGCCCTGGCCACCGGCAAGCCTGCCAACATCGTCGAGAAGATCGTCGAGGGCAAGATGGCCTCCATCTACAAGGATGTCTGCCTGCTCGAGCAGGGCTTCATCATGAATCCCGACCTCACCATCGCCCAGTACCTCTCCACCAAGACCGCCGAGATCGGCGAGAAGCTGAGCATCCGCCGCTTCACCAAGTACGTCATGGGTGAGGGCCTGGAGAAGAAGGTCGAGGACTTCGCCGCTGAGGTCGCCGCCCAGACCGGCCAGATGTAA
- a CDS encoding monomeric [FeFe] hydrogenase: protein MPLTPLDIFEKMRGIYTPVMDIRRRILVAVVKMIQERRPAGDLEHIPYEIITRNTPTYRDCIFKERAVVRERVRLALGQDLREFGAHEPVIDHPEPSLTDHRVVEKPYVAVIKIACERCPRKSYMVSDQCMGCVARPCVNVCPKNAVSVVDGRSCIDQERCIHCGRCAQVCPYNAILYRERPCESACGVNAIEADPEGFAEINNQKCVSCGLCVVSCPFGAIGEKSELVQVLHAIQSGVPVWAELAPSFVGQFGPLASPQKILAAVRAVGFTGTAEVAYGADIAILEEAEKLVEVCRTRLADPAAARTFVGTSCCPAWVRAARQTFPDLADCIQDSSTPMVETAKRIKASHPEAKVVFIGPCVSKKAEVSEIRGAGIVDFVLTYEELAAMFQAAGLDPAEIPDEAVPPEATTAGRAYPVAGNVATAIASAARRHGGADLEISHRTADSLADCMALLKEIQQGRLNPVPHLVEGMACPKGCIGGPGTLATLNRARTAVSAFAKAAPQAEPE from the coding sequence ATGCCACTGACACCGCTCGATATCTTCGAGAAGATGCGGGGGATCTACACCCCTGTCATGGATATCCGCCGCCGCATCCTGGTCGCCGTGGTGAAGATGATCCAGGAGAGGCGCCCCGCGGGAGATCTGGAACACATCCCCTACGAGATCATCACCCGCAACACACCGACCTATCGGGACTGCATCTTCAAGGAGCGGGCGGTGGTGCGGGAGCGGGTGCGCCTGGCCTTGGGGCAGGATCTCCGCGAGTTCGGGGCCCACGAGCCGGTCATCGACCACCCGGAGCCCTCCCTCACCGACCACCGGGTGGTGGAGAAGCCCTATGTGGCGGTGATCAAAATTGCCTGTGAGCGCTGCCCCCGGAAGTCCTACATGGTTTCGGACCAGTGCATGGGCTGCGTGGCGCGGCCCTGTGTGAATGTCTGCCCGAAGAACGCTGTCTCGGTAGTCGACGGGCGCTCCTGCATCGACCAGGAGCGCTGCATCCACTGCGGACGTTGCGCCCAGGTCTGTCCCTACAATGCCATCCTCTACCGCGAACGGCCCTGCGAGTCTGCGTGCGGCGTGAACGCCATCGAGGCGGATCCTGAGGGCTTCGCCGAGATCAACAACCAGAAGTGCGTCTCCTGCGGCCTCTGTGTCGTGTCCTGTCCCTTCGGAGCCATCGGCGAGAAGTCGGAGCTGGTCCAGGTCCTCCATGCCATCCAGAGCGGAGTGCCGGTCTGGGCGGAGCTGGCCCCCTCCTTCGTAGGGCAGTTCGGCCCCCTGGCCTCCCCCCAGAAGATCCTGGCTGCGGTGCGTGCCGTGGGCTTCACCGGGACAGCCGAGGTGGCCTATGGCGCGGATATCGCCATCCTGGAAGAAGCCGAGAAGCTGGTGGAGGTCTGCCGCACCCGCCTGGCGGACCCGGCCGCGGCCAGGACCTTTGTCGGCACCTCCTGCTGCCCGGCCTGGGTCCGGGCCGCCCGCCAGACCTTCCCGGACCTGGCCGACTGCATCCAGGACAGCTCCACCCCCATGGTAGAGACCGCCAAGCGCATCAAGGCCTCCCACCCTGAAGCCAAAGTGGTCTTCATCGGCCCTTGCGTCTCCAAGAAGGCAGAGGTCTCCGAGATCCGGGGAGCCGGCATCGTCGACTTCGTGCTGACCTACGAGGAACTGGCTGCCATGTTCCAGGCCGCGGGCCTCGACCCGGCCGAGATCCCCGACGAGGCGGTCCCCCCCGAAGCCACCACCGCAGGGAGGGCCTACCCCGTCGCCGGCAATGTAGCCACTGCCATCGCCTCCGCAGCCCGCCGGCATGGAGGCGCGGACCTTGAGATCAGCCACCGCACCGCCGACAGCCTGGCGGATTGCATGGCCCTCCTGAAGGAGATCCAGCAAGGCCGACTGAACCCGGTGCCCCATCTCGTGGAGGGCATGGCCTGCCCCAAGGGCTGCATCGGAGGTCCCGGAACTCTGGCCACCCTCAACCGGGCGCGGACGGCCGTCTCCGCCTTCGCCAAGGCCGCCCCTCAGGCCGAGCCGGAATAG
- a CDS encoding (2Fe-2S) ferredoxin domain-containing protein, producing the protein MIQVQVCCGLNCASHGGQELLALLEECYPPASGVRIEPVTCLQCCEDGLQSPVIRIDGKTHRKVSAEALQETLEQLLME; encoded by the coding sequence ATGATCCAGGTCCAGGTCTGCTGCGGTCTCAACTGCGCCTCCCACGGTGGCCAAGAGCTGCTTGCCCTGCTGGAGGAGTGCTATCCCCCGGCCTCCGGAGTCCGGATCGAGCCCGTCACCTGCCTGCAGTGTTGCGAGGACGGACTTCAGTCCCCGGTGATCCGGATCGATGGAAAGACACACCGCAAGGTGAGTGCGGAAGCCCTGCAGGAGACCCTGGAGCAACTCTTGATGGAGTAG
- the fabD gene encoding ACP S-malonyltransferase: protein MSTTAWLFPGQGSQAVGMGQALAEVEPKAKAVLEEADLALGFALSGLMAEGPEETLKLTEHTQPAILTHSTMVVRAYGDRLPKPDFVAGHSLGEYSALVGCGALDFSDAVRTVRERGRAMQVAVPVGVGAMAAILGMASADVEACCQEASSQTGKTVVPANFNGPGQIVIAGYAEAVEAAMELLKGRGGRKMVKLPVSAPFHSPLMEPAQAAMAPVLRALSFGAPVCPLVNNVDAQVVSDAELMREGLIRQIPGAVRWEAITDLLLDRGVTTFLELGPGKVLTGLVKKQAKERGIEIKALAIGGPEDLAGL, encoded by the coding sequence ATGAGCACAACTGCTTGGCTGTTTCCCGGACAAGGTTCCCAGGCCGTGGGCATGGGGCAGGCTCTTGCCGAGGTCGAGCCCAAGGCCAAGGCCGTCCTCGAGGAGGCAGACCTTGCGTTGGGCTTTGCCCTCAGTGGCCTGATGGCCGAAGGTCCCGAAGAGACCCTGAAGCTGACCGAGCACACCCAGCCGGCGATCCTCACCCACAGCACCATGGTGGTGCGGGCCTATGGCGACCGTCTGCCCAAGCCCGACTTCGTGGCTGGGCACAGCCTGGGCGAGTACAGCGCCCTGGTCGGTTGTGGTGCCCTCGACTTCTCCGATGCCGTGCGGACTGTGCGGGAGCGGGGCCGGGCGATGCAGGTTGCCGTCCCGGTCGGGGTCGGGGCCATGGCCGCCATCCTGGGCATGGCCTCCGCTGATGTCGAGGCCTGCTGCCAGGAGGCCTCCAGCCAGACAGGCAAGACGGTGGTCCCCGCCAACTTCAACGGCCCTGGCCAGATCGTCATCGCCGGATACGCCGAGGCCGTCGAGGCCGCCATGGAACTTCTGAAGGGCCGGGGTGGCCGCAAGATGGTCAAGCTCCCCGTGAGTGCCCCCTTCCACAGCCCCCTCATGGAGCCCGCCCAGGCGGCCATGGCTCCCGTGCTCAGGGCCCTGTCCTTCGGCGCCCCGGTCTGCCCCCTGGTCAACAATGTGGATGCCCAGGTGGTGAGCGATGCCGAGCTTATGCGTGAGGGGTTGATCCGCCAGATCCCCGGGGCTGTGCGCTGGGAAGCCATTACGGACCTTCTGCTGGATCGCGGTGTCACGACCTTCCTGGAGCTAGGTCCCGGCAAGGTCCTGACCGGTCTGGTAAAAAAGCAGGCCAAGGAGCGGGGCATCGAGATCAAGGCCCTTGCCATCGGGGGACCCGAGGACTTGGCTGGACTCTGA
- a CDS encoding flagellar motor protein MotB: MAEPQPEVKVKFIKKKGGHAAAHGGAWKIAYADLVTAMMAFFLLMWLLSSANANTKAGIAGMFKDPNFFNTDAGKAVLDEYGKGILPGGRGMKQAADGQGGESSTPSMSQEVTAAAAAAEQQAMEKTAKAIEDAFNKDELLKAFKDQISMDFTDEGLRIQVKDKAARVLFDSGSANVKPYTMTILKEIATELGKLPNHITIGGHTDSQRYSSNAFTNWELSSERACAARRILESSGLRAGQVSRVTGYADTVPLEGVAPTDGQNRRISIIVLNSATAQAEEGRQKSRGIFDEKADSSAAAH; this comes from the coding sequence ATGGCGGAGCCCCAACCCGAGGTCAAAGTCAAATTCATCAAGAAGAAGGGGGGCCACGCCGCCGCTCATGGCGGAGCCTGGAAGATCGCCTATGCCGATCTGGTGACCGCCATGATGGCCTTCTTCCTCCTGATGTGGCTCCTGAGCTCAGCCAATGCCAACACCAAGGCGGGCATCGCCGGCATGTTCAAGGACCCCAACTTCTTCAACACGGATGCCGGCAAGGCTGTGCTGGACGAGTACGGCAAGGGCATCCTCCCCGGCGGAAGGGGCATGAAGCAGGCCGCCGATGGCCAGGGCGGAGAATCCTCCACCCCGAGCATGTCCCAGGAGGTCACCGCAGCGGCTGCCGCTGCCGAGCAGCAGGCCATGGAGAAGACCGCCAAGGCCATCGAGGACGCCTTCAACAAGGACGAGCTCCTGAAGGCCTTCAAGGATCAGATCTCCATGGACTTCACTGATGAAGGGCTGCGCATCCAGGTCAAGGACAAGGCAGCGCGGGTGCTCTTCGACTCCGGATCCGCCAACGTCAAGCCCTACACCATGACCATCCTCAAGGAGATCGCCACCGAGCTGGGCAAGCTGCCAAATCACATCACCATCGGCGGTCACACCGACAGCCAGCGCTATTCGTCCAACGCCTTCACCAACTGGGAGCTGAGTTCGGAGCGGGCCTGTGCGGCACGCCGGATCCTGGAGTCCTCCGGACTGCGTGCAGGCCAAGTGAGCCGAGTCACTGGCTATGCGGACACCGTCCCGCTGGAGGGTGTCGCGCCCACGGATGGGCAGAACCGCCGCATCTCCATCATCGTCCTCAACTCAGCCACCGCCCAGGCCGAGGAAGGGCGACAGAAGTCCCGCGGCATCTTCGATGAGAAGGCGGACAGTTCCGCCGCAGCGCACTGA
- the motA gene encoding flagellar motor stator protein MotA: MFVIIGYVLVLGCVLGGFIIEGGKIPTLLHPIGPEGLVIVGAAVGAFLASNPMPIIKGVAGNIMKPLKGSKYTKAVYMECLMMQYEVYVNIKKGGLLALEQDVNDPHSSSIFKKYEALLHDHHALDFFCDSMKLLINGSAKIDEIDQVMDRDLDVHHAEGAGPGAAVNNLADSMPAFGIVACVLGVIITMGFLDQPPNIIGEHVGSALVGTMLGIFVGYGIVGPLAKNMDQVTAIESHFFNTLRAGLVAFGNGAAPVTAVEFARRAVPSSERPGAQELEEVVRQIKPR; the protein is encoded by the coding sequence ATGTTTGTAATCATCGGATACGTCCTGGTCCTGGGCTGCGTCCTGGGCGGGTTCATCATCGAGGGCGGCAAGATCCCGACCCTTCTGCATCCCATCGGGCCGGAGGGCCTGGTGATCGTTGGCGCCGCCGTCGGTGCCTTCCTGGCCTCCAACCCCATGCCCATCATCAAGGGTGTGGCCGGCAACATCATGAAACCCCTGAAGGGCAGCAAATACACCAAAGCTGTCTACATGGAGTGTCTGATGATGCAGTACGAGGTCTACGTGAACATCAAGAAAGGGGGCCTGCTGGCCCTGGAGCAGGATGTAAACGACCCTCACAGCTCAAGCATTTTCAAGAAATACGAAGCACTTCTCCACGACCACCACGCGCTGGACTTCTTCTGCGACTCCATGAAGCTGTTGATCAACGGCAGCGCCAAGATCGATGAGATCGACCAGGTCATGGACCGGGATCTCGATGTCCACCACGCGGAAGGAGCCGGCCCTGGGGCCGCCGTGAACAACTTGGCCGACTCCATGCCCGCCTTCGGCATCGTGGCCTGTGTGCTGGGCGTGATCATCACCATGGGCTTCCTCGACCAGCCCCCCAACATCATCGGTGAGCACGTGGGCTCCGCCCTGGTGGGCACCATGCTCGGTATCTTCGTGGGCTACGGCATCGTGGGCCCCCTGGCCAAGAACATGGACCAGGTCACCGCGATCGAGAGCCACTTCTTCAATACCCTGAGGGCTGGTCTCGTGGCCTTCGGCAATGGCGCGGCCCCGGTGACCGCCGTGGAGTTCGCCCGCCGGGCCGTCCCCTCCTCGGAGCGCCCAGGGGCCCAGGAGCTGGAGGAAGTCGTCCGCCAGATCAAGCCGAGGTAG
- the lpxD gene encoding UDP-3-O-(3-hydroxymyristoyl)glucosamine N-acyltransferase translates to MFQTEITAAELGERLGGVLRNCPPGTVLTGVKPLDEADGASVSFLANPKYAQKAQSSEAGLIIVDPGTDLGERPQLAMENPYWGFAQAVGILHPEPEPEWSDTPVHSTAVLGEGCRIGVGSTVGARSVLGRNCRLHPGVHIAEDCTLGDDCELFPGVTLYRRTLLGHRVRIHANSVLGSDGYGYVLVKGRHEKVPQAGHVEVGDNVEIGACVTVDRGALGPTRIQSGTKVDNLCQIAHNVQIGKHCLIVSQAGISGSSSLGDYVTLAGKAGVIGHLKIGSRSVVAGNTMVGKDLPEGSFVSGYMARPHRQWLECQAALNRLPGILRRLSQREK, encoded by the coding sequence ATGTTCCAGACCGAAATCACCGCTGCGGAGCTGGGCGAACGCCTCGGTGGCGTCCTGCGCAACTGCCCCCCCGGCACCGTCCTCACCGGCGTGAAGCCCCTGGACGAAGCCGATGGCGCCTCCGTGAGCTTTCTCGCCAATCCGAAATACGCCCAGAAGGCCCAGTCCAGCGAGGCGGGCCTGATCATCGTGGACCCAGGGACAGACCTGGGTGAGCGCCCCCAGTTGGCCATGGAGAATCCCTACTGGGGCTTCGCCCAGGCGGTCGGCATCCTCCACCCTGAGCCCGAGCCGGAGTGGAGCGACACCCCCGTCCACTCCACCGCAGTCCTGGGGGAGGGCTGCCGCATCGGAGTCGGCTCCACCGTGGGCGCCCGGAGCGTCCTGGGCCGGAACTGCCGCCTGCACCCTGGCGTCCACATCGCTGAGGACTGCACCCTGGGGGATGACTGCGAGCTCTTCCCGGGGGTCACTCTCTACCGCAGGACCCTGCTGGGCCACCGGGTCAGGATCCACGCCAACAGCGTCCTCGGATCGGATGGCTACGGCTACGTCCTGGTCAAGGGCCGCCACGAGAAGGTCCCCCAAGCGGGTCATGTGGAGGTCGGTGACAATGTCGAGATCGGCGCCTGCGTCACGGTGGACCGCGGTGCCCTGGGCCCCACGCGGATCCAGTCAGGCACCAAGGTGGACAACCTCTGCCAGATCGCCCACAACGTCCAGATCGGGAAGCACTGCCTCATCGTCTCGCAGGCGGGCATCAGCGGCAGTTCCTCCCTGGGTGATTACGTCACCCTGGCGGGCAAGGCCGGTGTGATCGGGCATCTGAAGATCGGCTCAAGATCTGTGGTCGCCGGCAACACCATGGTGGGCAAGGACCTTCCGGAGGGTTCCTTCGTCTCGGGCTACATGGCACGGCCCCACCGTCAGTGGCTGGAATGCCAGGCGGCCCTCAACCGGCTGCCCGGCATTCTGAGGCGACTCTCCCAGCGGGAGAAGTAG
- a CDS encoding response regulator transcription factor translates to MTSCPESPIRVMVCEDSDSIRVALAGGLEAQGMEVRAVPDASGLSDLLELGWGAILVLDINLPDGDGFAIAGEVRRTRPNLGIVLLTGRDLLEDRIRGLEEGADLYLVKPVDVRELAAALRSLHRRILPEGQGGWVLRSLHSCLVTPGGVSVPLTNSELSALVPLVATAGHPVSREVLLGALGQEEGYHAERRLETLLSRLRRKVVDAAGEALPVLARHGEGYVFAAEVADPTAEG, encoded by the coding sequence GTGACTTCCTGTCCGGAATCCCCCATCCGCGTCATGGTCTGCGAGGACTCTGACTCCATCCGTGTCGCCCTTGCTGGCGGCCTGGAGGCTCAGGGTATGGAGGTGAGGGCAGTCCCGGATGCTTCGGGTCTCTCAGACCTCCTGGAGCTTGGCTGGGGAGCGATCCTGGTCCTGGACATCAACCTTCCCGACGGGGACGGTTTCGCCATCGCCGGGGAGGTCCGGCGAACTCGGCCAAACCTGGGCATTGTCCTCCTGACGGGGAGGGATCTTCTCGAGGACCGGATCCGGGGGCTGGAGGAGGGGGCTGATCTCTACCTGGTCAAGCCCGTGGATGTCCGGGAGCTGGCGGCGGCCCTCCGAAGCCTCCACAGACGCATCCTTCCGGAAGGACAGGGGGGCTGGGTCCTGAGGAGCCTGCACTCCTGTCTGGTGACTCCTGGGGGGGTGAGCGTGCCCCTGACCAACAGCGAGCTGTCTGCCCTCGTCCCCTTGGTGGCGACTGCAGGCCATCCGGTATCCCGGGAGGTGCTCCTGGGGGCTCTCGGGCAGGAGGAGGGCTACCATGCCGAGCGCCGTCTGGAGACTTTGTTGAGCCGCCTCCGCCGGAAGGTCGTCGATGCTGCTGGCGAGGCCCTGCCTGTGTTGGCCCGCCATGGGGAGGGATACGTGTTTGCGGCGGAGGTCGCGGACCCTACTGCGGAAGGATGA
- a CDS encoding OmpA family protein, producing MKTRTALLPLALLCLAPVACRKPDTSQRIQVQITSTPGRAILSLGSRTLGEAPRALTLDSPGELLDLKATLDQAAPAEKRIRILSLNQAEVSFVFGLEHSAMARALGLPRILVFDYGAGVTFELDKAELRPAFLPLLQRQATLLQGSFAGLPVYVCGHTDSTGNRDHNQILSVDRARAVADHLAFRGISRERLRIQGFGSDYPVADNETEQGRSLNRRTEVILPQ from the coding sequence ATGAAGACCCGAACAGCCCTCCTCCCTCTGGCCCTGCTTTGCCTCGCCCCTGTGGCCTGCCGGAAGCCGGACACCAGCCAGCGCATCCAGGTGCAGATCACCTCCACTCCTGGAAGGGCCATCCTGAGCCTGGGCAGCAGGACCCTGGGGGAGGCGCCCAGGGCCCTGACCCTGGACAGCCCCGGGGAGCTCCTGGATCTGAAAGCCACCCTGGACCAGGCCGCCCCCGCCGAGAAGCGCATCCGCATCCTGTCCCTCAACCAGGCGGAAGTCTCCTTCGTGTTCGGCCTGGAACACTCAGCCATGGCCCGGGCCCTGGGCCTCCCCCGGATCCTGGTCTTCGACTATGGAGCGGGGGTCACCTTCGAACTGGACAAAGCCGAGCTGCGACCCGCCTTCCTGCCTCTCCTCCAGCGCCAGGCGACCCTCCTGCAGGGGAGCTTCGCCGGCCTCCCCGTTTATGTCTGCGGGCATACGGACAGTACGGGCAACCGGGACCACAATCAGATCCTCTCCGTGGATCGGGCCCGCGCGGTGGCCGACCATCTGGCCTTCAGGGGCATCAGTCGGGAGCGCCTGAGGATCCAGGGCTTCGGGAGCGACTATCCGGTGGCGGACAACGAGACCGAACAGGGACGGAGCCTGAACCGACGCACCGAGGTCATCCTTCCGCAGTAG